In the Alphaproteobacteria bacterium genome, AGATGAAAACACTCAAGGAGAATAAAGAATGATCAGCGCAGAACAGCAAGAGATTATACTTATCGCTGACCCAAAGATCATTTCCGTTCCGATCGTTGAGAACGGAGATCCTTTCATCGACTTAAAAGACCAAGACCTTCTTTTATACGGGCCTTCTCCTGAGATCCCCAATAACACCGACTACACAAAGATGCGAACAACCGTCTATGCAAAAATTATTCAAGCACAAGAAAGCCTGCCAGAGGGTATGCGCTTTTGTATTTACGAAGGCTATAGAAGTCTAGAACTTCAAAAATCACTGTTTGACACGCGGTTTGCAACCATACACGCCCATAACCCAACCTGGTCACATAAGGAAATATTTGAAGAAACAACACGCCTCGTTTCTCCCGTCGTTAATTTGGATGGATCGACCAATATTCCTCCCCATTCAACCGGAGGGGCGTTTGATATTTACCTCATCGATCTGAAAGGGCAACCCCTTGATATGGGAATTCACCCCAAAGACTGGATGGAAGATGAAGATGGAACGATTTCGCAAACAAACTCACGCCTCATTTCGGAAGAAGCAAAAAATAATCGCAACCTCATGAATCAGGTCTTAGAAGGTGTTGATTTTGTCAATTACCCAACAGAATTTTGGCATTGGTCTTATGGAGATCGTTATTGGGCCTACCATAAAGGGCAGCCCCATGCTATCTATGGCACTTTAGAAACATCAGGAAAATAAAATGACACAAAAACGGTGCGGCTTTGTCGCAATTCTGGGGGCACCCAATGCAGGCAAGTCAACTCTCATTAATCAATTGGTTGGTTGTAAGGTAACCATTGTGTCCAGCAAGGTGCAAACCACGCGTCAGCGGATTTTGGGTATTACCATTCACGGGGAAAGCCAACTTATTTTGGTTGACACGCCAGGCATATTCGCCCCCCAAAAGCGCATGGAGCGTGCTATGGTCCAAGCAGCCTGGGAGGCCAGCCGTGACGCGGACTTGACGGTTCTCATTGTGGATGTCAGTCAAAAGTCGTTGGAAAGCAGTTTTGCTATTTTGGAAAAATTGGGCACGCGTCCGGTTATATTGGTCCTGAATAAGATTGATCAAGTCAAACACGTGGCCTTGCTTGAAATTACGGCAAAGTTCCAAAAGTTTACAAACATTACGCATACGTTCATGATATCCGCTCTCACGGGCGATGGCGTGGCGGATTTTGCGAACTTCCTGGCCAAGACTGTCCCCGAAAGCCCATGGTTATATCCTGAAGACCAACTATCGGATATGCCTCAAAAGTTATGGTCTGCAGAAATTACACGAGAACAGCTATTCCTTCAGCTCCACCACGAACTCCCCTATAACACCATGGTGGAAACAGAAGCCTGGGAAGAGTTTGAAAATGGGACTTTGAAAGTCAGCCAAGTCATATACGTGGCAAGAGATGGCCAAAAAGCAATCGTCCTGGGCAAAGGTGGTCACCAGATTAAGGCCATCAGCAGTGCCGCTCGTGAGGAAATGTCCGTGTTTCTCAATCGCACAGTCCACTTATTTTTGCATGTCAAAGTGATGGAAGATTGGACGAACAAACCAGCGATGTACCGTTTGATGGGATTGGATTTCAATGTATAGTTATGGATTTTAACCTATGAAGTGGGCGGATAGTGGCATCATTTTGTCCGCCCGTCCTTTTGGGGAAAATAGTCGTATTCTTACCCTATTAACCCGTGACCATGGCCGCCATGCAGGTCTGATCAAAATTCCAAAATCCCGATCCCGCCTGAATATCGAAGCAGGAACGTTTGTAGATGCCACTTGGAACGCCAGATTATCAGAGCATTTGGGTCAATGGACGCTTGAGACAACCGATGCCATGGGAGCAAAGCTTCTTTCCATGGCCTTGCCGCTCACAGCCCTCAGCAGTGCTTGTCACATTACCGACCAGTGTTTGGCCGAGCGGCACCCCTACCCTGACCTCTATGACCTTCTTAAGAGCTTAATCGAAGATCTGCTCCAGGCGCCCGATTGGCAAATTTCTTATGTGAATTATGAGCTGGCTCTCTTGAAGGATTTGGGCTTTGGTCTTGATTTGTCCACTTGTGCAGCCACAGGCAAGGTGGATGACTTAATCTACATCTCTCCCAAAACGGGTCGTGCCGTCAGTCGCGAGGCGGGAGAACCTTATAAATCACAACTGCTTCCTTTGCCGGCCTACTGGGTCAAGGAGGATGCCCCCCCTGATATCCGGACATCTCTTAACGTGACCGGTTATTTTTTGGGGCAGCATCTGACTGAACGCCAAGGTCTGCCCCCCATTCGTCAACGGCTGATGGATATGCTGGGGCGGTGAAATAATAAGTAGTTGTGTTCACCCGAATTTACAAATATAGTGACTTAATAAATTGCGCCTTGTATTTTTCAAGGATCATATTTATATAAATCACAAAATAAACAATTTTCTAACTGGAACAATACTATTATGAAAGAATTTTTGTCTATATTATTCATATTGTATTTCGGTTTGACATCATCAAATTGGGCGGCTGAGGTAGACCCAAATGAACCCATAGATGCTGAGTTTAATCCGGAAGCTTCATGGTCCGATATGCACAACTATGCCCAAC is a window encoding:
- a CDS encoding M15 family metallopeptidase — encoded protein: MISAEQQEIILIADPKIISVPIVENGDPFIDLKDQDLLLYGPSPEIPNNTDYTKMRTTVYAKIIQAQESLPEGMRFCIYEGYRSLELQKSLFDTRFATIHAHNPTWSHKEIFEETTRLVSPVVNLDGSTNIPPHSTGGAFDIYLIDLKGQPLDMGIHPKDWMEDEDGTISQTNSRLISEEAKNNRNLMNQVLEGVDFVNYPTEFWHWSYGDRYWAYHKGQPHAIYGTLETSGK
- the era gene encoding GTPase Era; the encoded protein is MTQKRCGFVAILGAPNAGKSTLINQLVGCKVTIVSSKVQTTRQRILGITIHGESQLILVDTPGIFAPQKRMERAMVQAAWEASRDADLTVLIVDVSQKSLESSFAILEKLGTRPVILVLNKIDQVKHVALLEITAKFQKFTNITHTFMISALTGDGVADFANFLAKTVPESPWLYPEDQLSDMPQKLWSAEITREQLFLQLHHELPYNTMVETEAWEEFENGTLKVSQVIYVARDGQKAIVLGKGGHQIKAISSAAREEMSVFLNRTVHLFLHVKVMEDWTNKPAMYRLMGLDFNV
- the recO gene encoding DNA repair protein RecO encodes the protein MKWADSGIILSARPFGENSRILTLLTRDHGRHAGLIKIPKSRSRLNIEAGTFVDATWNARLSEHLGQWTLETTDAMGAKLLSMALPLTALSSACHITDQCLAERHPYPDLYDLLKSLIEDLLQAPDWQISYVNYELALLKDLGFGLDLSTCAATGKVDDLIYISPKTGRAVSREAGEPYKSQLLPLPAYWVKEDAPPDIRTSLNVTGYFLGQHLTERQGLPPIRQRLMDMLGR